The proteins below are encoded in one region of Neofelis nebulosa isolate mNeoNeb1 chromosome 17, mNeoNeb1.pri, whole genome shotgun sequence:
- the CTU1 gene encoding cytoplasmic tRNA 2-thiolation protein 1, whose protein sequence is MPAPQCASCHAARAALRRPRSGQALCGACFCAAFEAEVLHTVLAGRLLPPGAVVAVGASGGKDSTVLAHVLRELAPRLGVSLRLVAVDEGIGGYRDAALAAVRRQAARWDLPLTVVAYADLFGGWTMDAVARSTAGSGRSRACCTFCGVLRRRALEEGARLVGATHIVTGHNADDMAETVLMNFLRGDAGRLARGGGLGSRGEGGALPRCRPLQLASQKEVVLYAHFRRLDYFSEECVYAPEAFRGHARHLLKLLEAARPSAALDLVHSAERLALAPAARPPPPGACSRCGALASRALCQACALLDGLQRGRPRLAIGKGRGGRDEEGSSGPPPPPPSDPDSAPGPAAGGCGAACKERCE, encoded by the exons ATGCCCGCCCCGCAGTGCGCCTCCTGCCACGCGGCGCGCGCCGCCCTCCGCCGCCCGCGCTCCGGCCAAGCGCTGTGCGGCGCCTGCTTCTGCGCCGCCTTCGAGGCCGAGGTGCTGCACACGGTGCTGGCGGGCCGCCTGCTGCCGCCCGGCGCCGTGGTGGCCGTGGGCGCCTCCGGCGGCAAGGACTCCACGGTGCTGGCGCACGTGCTGCGCGAGCTGGCGCCGCGCCTGGGCGTCTCGCTGCGCCTGGTGGCCGTGGACGAGGGCATCGGCGGCTACCGGGACGCGGCGCTGGCGGCCGTGCGGCGCCAGGCGGCGCGCTGGGACCTCCCGCTCACCGTCGTGGCCTACGCGGACCTCTTCGGGGGCTGGACGATGGACGCCGTGGCCCGCAGCACGGCCGGCTCCGGCCGCAGCCGCGCCTGCTGCACCTTCTGCGGGGTCCTGCGGCGCCGCGCGCTGGAGGAAGGGGCGCGCCTCGTGGGAGCCACGCACATCGTGACGG GCCACAACGCCGACGACATGGCGGAGACCGTGCTCATGAACTTCCTGCGGGGCGACGCGGGGCGGCTGGCCCGGGGCGGGGGCCTGGGCTCGCGGGGCGAGGGGGGCGCGCTGCCGCGCTGCCGCCCCCTGCAGCTGGCCTCGCAGAAGGAGGTGGTGCTGTACGCGCACTTCCGCCGCCTCGACTACTTCTCGGAGGAGTGCGTCTACGCGCCCGAGGCCTTCCGCGGCCACGCGCGCCACCTGCTCAAGCTCCTGGAGGCGGCGCGGCCGTCGGCGGCGCTGGACCTGGTGCACTCGGCCGAGCGCCTGGCCTTGGCCCCGGCCgcgcggcccccgccccccggcgccTGCTCCCGCTGCGGGGCGCTGGCCAGCCGCGCGCTCTGCCAGGCCTGCGCCCTCCTGGACGGGCTGCAGCGCGGCCGGCCCCGCCTGGCCATCGGCAAGGGCCGCGGGGGGCGCGACGAGGAGGGGTCGTCGGGGCCGCCACCCCCGCCTCCCAGCGACCCCGACTCTGCGCCGGGCCCCGCCGCCGGGGGGTGCGGGGCTGCCTGTAAAGAGCGCTGCGAATAA